The following are encoded together in the Verrucomicrobiia bacterium genome:
- a CDS encoding response regulator, with product MKAPALLILLVEDNADHAELVRRNLARHNPAHRLVHLRDGETALDYLFHRGMFAPPKAPPPPHLILLDLRLPKLDGLEVLRQVKQHPHLHLIPVVVLTTSDAERDLFQAYDCHANSYLAKPLDYGAFRGLLETFGRYWLGCNRYPWPETRAP from the coding sequence ATGAAAGCGCCAGCACTCCTCATCCTGTTGGTGGAGGATAACGCCGACCACGCCGAGCTGGTCCGCCGCAATCTTGCCCGCCACAATCCTGCCCACCGGCTGGTGCACCTCCGCGATGGGGAGACCGCCTTGGACTACCTCTTTCACCGCGGCATGTTTGCTCCGCCCAAGGCGCCCCCGCCCCCGCATTTAATTTTGCTGGATTTGCGCCTGCCCAAGCTCGATGGCCTCGAAGTCCTGCGCCAGGTCAAACAGCACCCCCACCTGCACCTCATCCCCGTCGTCGTGCTGACCACGTCCGACGCCGAGCGCGACCTCTTCCAGGCCTACGATTGCCACGCCAACAGCTACCTGGCCAAGCCGCTGGATTATGGCGCCTTTCGCGGCCTCCTGGAAACTTTTGGACGCTACTGGCTCGGCTGCAACCGCTATCCCTGGCCCGAGACCCGCGCCCCCTAG
- a CDS encoding glutamine--tRNA ligase/YqeY domain fusion protein produces the protein MTSDGNAAAGPERGPGDFIREIVAADVAAGRHQRIVTRFPPEPNGYLHIGHAKSICLNFGIAREFGGVCHLRMDDTNPTKEEVEYVESIQADVDWLISGWADHVLGYKRKGDTSGRSVLKQTAEEPQALEPFYASDYFQQLYEYALILIQKGLAYVCDLTPEEVDAYRGAPDRPGRESPYRNRSVAENLDLFQRMKAGEFPDGSRTLRAKIDMSSPNIWLRDPVLYRIRHAEHHHTGDQWCIYPMYDYAHCLSDSIEGITHSICTLEFEVHRPLYDWILEHLPVPQPRPRQYEFARLNLSYTVMSKRKLLQLVRDRLVNGWDDPRLPTLAGLRRRGITPAAIRNFCQMIGVTKYNGLTDVAVLEHAIRDDLNRVALRRLGVLRPLKVVLTNYPAGQTEMVEAVNNPEDPAAGTRQVPFSRELYIEQEDFMENPPPKYFRLQPGGEVRLKYAYIIKCEEVIKDAQGRVVELRCTADLGSKAGGPTAGRKVKAAIHWVSAPHAVPAEMRLYDRLFTVPEPDAAEGDFKQYLNPDSLQVVQAQLEPAMAQARPEERYQLERLAYFCLDGDSAPGRLVFNRIITLKDTWSKELKKGAR, from the coding sequence ATGACGAGTGACGGCAATGCAGCGGCCGGGCCGGAGCGCGGTCCGGGCGACTTTATTCGGGAGATTGTGGCGGCCGATGTGGCGGCAGGACGGCACCAGCGGATCGTAACCCGCTTTCCGCCCGAGCCGAATGGGTATCTGCACATTGGCCATGCCAAGTCCATCTGCCTGAACTTTGGGATTGCGCGGGAGTTTGGCGGCGTGTGCCATCTGCGCATGGACGATACCAACCCCACCAAGGAGGAGGTGGAGTATGTGGAATCCATCCAGGCGGATGTGGACTGGCTGATCTCGGGGTGGGCGGATCATGTGTTGGGGTACAAGCGCAAGGGGGACACCTCCGGGCGCTCTGTGCTCAAGCAGACGGCCGAGGAGCCGCAGGCGTTGGAGCCGTTTTATGCTTCGGATTACTTTCAGCAGCTTTACGAGTACGCGCTGATCCTCATCCAAAAAGGTTTGGCTTATGTGTGTGATTTGACGCCGGAAGAGGTGGATGCCTACCGCGGCGCACCGGACCGGCCCGGCCGGGAAAGCCCCTATCGCAACCGGTCGGTGGCGGAAAATCTGGACTTGTTCCAGCGCATGAAGGCCGGGGAATTTCCCGATGGGAGCCGGACGTTGCGGGCCAAGATTGACATGAGCTCGCCCAACATCTGGCTGCGAGATCCGGTGCTGTACCGCATCCGCCATGCCGAGCATCATCATACCGGGGATCAATGGTGCATTTATCCGATGTATGATTATGCGCATTGTCTGAGCGACAGCATCGAGGGGATCACGCATTCCATCTGCACGCTGGAATTTGAGGTGCACCGCCCGTTGTACGACTGGATTTTGGAGCACCTGCCGGTGCCCCAGCCGCGGCCGCGGCAATACGAGTTTGCGCGACTGAATCTCAGTTACACGGTGATGAGCAAGCGCAAGCTGTTGCAACTGGTGCGGGATCGGCTGGTCAACGGCTGGGATGATCCGCGCCTGCCCACGCTGGCCGGGCTGCGGCGGCGCGGCATTACGCCGGCGGCCATTCGCAATTTTTGCCAGATGATTGGCGTCACCAAATACAACGGCCTGACAGATGTGGCGGTGCTGGAGCATGCCATTCGGGATGATCTCAACCGGGTGGCCCTGCGCCGGCTGGGGGTGCTGCGCCCTTTGAAGGTGGTGTTGACCAATTACCCCGCCGGCCAGACGGAGATGGTGGAGGCGGTGAACAATCCCGAAGATCCGGCCGCCGGCACGCGGCAGGTGCCCTTCTCCCGGGAGTTGTACATTGAGCAGGAGGATTTCATGGAAAACCCGCCGCCCAAATATTTCCGGCTCCAGCCGGGCGGCGAGGTGCGGTTGAAGTATGCTTACATCATTAAATGCGAGGAAGTCATCAAGGACGCCCAGGGGCGCGTGGTGGAGCTGCGGTGCACGGCGGATTTGGGCAGCAAGGCCGGCGGCCCCACCGCTGGGCGCAAGGTCAAGGCGGCCATTCACTGGGTGAGCGCCCCGCATGCCGTGCCTGCGGAAATGCGGTTGTATGACCGGCTTTTCACCGTGCCGGAGCCGGACGCAGCCGAGGGTGACTTCAAACAGTACCTGAATCCTGATTCGCTGCAGGTGGTGCAGGCGCAGTTGGAGCCGGCGATGGCCCAGGCCCGGCCGGAGGAGCGGTATCAACTGGAGCGGCTGGCGTATTTCTGCCTGGATGGGGACAGCGCGCCGGGCCGGCTGGTGTTCAACCGCATCATCACGCTCAAAGATACCTGGAGCAAAGAGTTGAAGAAAGGCGCCCGCTGA
- a CDS encoding PAS domain S-box protein, whose protein sequence is MPRRILIVEDDAAHAELMRRALRTAGEDFELAFASTLSEALLQIQKKLPDLIIADRRLPDGLGDELLGQCGFRVPVVLLTAFGNEREAVEAVKAGAMDYLAKSPETFANLPHLVHRALREWGYLQDKRHAEEQMRRALERMQRQQQAIGRLATHPAVAEGNLENLARLITETGAAVLEVERVSVWFLDPTGRELRCHDLYERSFNRHTSGTVFGPAEFAPEVAALSTEAYVCAPDVLTDPRLAGYVDTYFKPLGIVSLLDVAIRREGQTAGILCCESVGESRAWEADERAFAMQLADQVALALANQARLTTELALRQSEERFRRMVETAHEGIWVMDADERTVFVNRRIADMLGYTPEDILGRPVKSFLRPEDHPFHDRQMELRRLGRSSHYECWVRHANGGWRWMDVSASPVFDGQGRFAGAFAMLQDATERRQAHDRLRESESFFRAVWESAREGFRLTDDQGRILMVNEAFCQMFGKPRSEWINHSLAEQYAPEIGPRVLEKYQERYAQRTLEGLYEKELTLWDGRKVWLAVAHTWLDIESTSPRVLSSFRDVTASKLAEQERLHMERKLLQTQKLESLGVLAGGIAHEFNNILTAILGNITMARDSLSDATVLPQCLKDAEEATQRAAALSRQMLAYTGRAPLSMSEVHLSHLMRDQAMFLRASIGRHIDVQFALEDDLPLVQADATQVHQITVNLVTNAAEAIGQRPGQIVIRTGQTVCDDALLSRSRTIERPPPGPYVFLEVQDSGEGMTPEVLERLFDPFFTTKFHGRGLGMAVVLGLVRSLKGAITVDSQPGAGATVRVYLPVSRGSRPAPLEAAPTPAPVPATKPAPAPKGTILVVDDEPSVLATAARLIQRGGYRVLMAADGPTAIQQMTTHAQEIQCAVVDLTMPQMDGLTTSRELRKINPNLRILLSSGYDAQETRKKAAGFPIHGFLNKPYQMRDLLGKLDEICQPPG, encoded by the coding sequence ATGCCGCGCCGTATTCTCATTGTTGAAGATGATGCCGCCCATGCGGAGCTGATGCGCCGCGCCCTGCGCACCGCGGGAGAGGACTTCGAGCTGGCCTTCGCCAGCACCCTCAGCGAAGCCCTCCTCCAAATCCAAAAAAAACTGCCCGACCTCATCATCGCCGATCGCCGCCTCCCTGACGGCCTCGGCGATGAACTCCTGGGCCAGTGCGGCTTTCGCGTCCCTGTCGTCCTCCTCACCGCCTTCGGCAACGAGCGCGAAGCCGTGGAAGCCGTCAAGGCCGGCGCCATGGACTACCTGGCCAAATCCCCCGAAACCTTCGCCAACCTCCCGCATCTGGTTCACCGCGCCTTGCGCGAATGGGGCTACCTTCAGGACAAACGCCACGCCGAGGAACAAATGCGCCGCGCCCTCGAGCGCATGCAGCGCCAGCAGCAGGCCATCGGCCGCCTGGCCACCCACCCCGCCGTGGCCGAGGGCAACCTCGAAAACCTCGCCCGCCTGATCACTGAAACCGGTGCCGCCGTGCTCGAAGTGGAGCGGGTCAGTGTCTGGTTCCTTGACCCCACCGGCCGGGAGCTCCGCTGCCACGACCTCTATGAACGCAGCTTCAACCGCCACACCAGCGGAACGGTTTTCGGCCCGGCCGAGTTTGCCCCCGAAGTCGCGGCCCTGAGCACCGAGGCCTACGTCTGCGCCCCCGATGTCCTCACCGACCCCCGCCTGGCCGGTTACGTGGACACCTACTTCAAACCCCTGGGCATCGTCTCCCTCCTGGATGTGGCCATCCGGCGGGAAGGCCAGACGGCCGGCATCCTCTGCTGTGAGAGCGTTGGGGAATCACGCGCCTGGGAGGCCGATGAACGGGCCTTTGCCATGCAACTGGCCGACCAGGTCGCCCTGGCCCTCGCCAACCAGGCCCGTCTCACCACCGAACTGGCCCTCCGCCAGAGCGAGGAGCGCTTCCGCCGCATGGTCGAGACCGCCCACGAGGGCATCTGGGTCATGGATGCCGATGAACGCACCGTCTTTGTCAATCGCCGCATCGCCGACATGCTCGGTTACACCCCGGAAGACATTCTCGGCCGCCCCGTCAAATCCTTCCTCCGCCCGGAAGACCACCCCTTTCACGATCGCCAGATGGAGCTGCGCCGCCTCGGACGCTCCAGCCATTACGAATGCTGGGTCCGCCATGCCAACGGCGGCTGGCGCTGGATGGACGTCTCCGCCAGTCCCGTCTTCGACGGCCAGGGACGCTTTGCCGGCGCCTTTGCCATGCTCCAGGATGCCACTGAACGCCGCCAGGCCCACGACCGCCTCCGCGAGTCCGAGTCCTTCTTCCGCGCCGTTTGGGAAAGCGCCCGCGAAGGGTTTCGCCTGACTGATGACCAGGGCCGCATCCTCATGGTCAACGAGGCCTTCTGCCAGATGTTTGGCAAGCCGCGCAGTGAATGGATTAATCACTCCCTGGCCGAACAATACGCCCCCGAAATAGGCCCGCGCGTGCTGGAAAAATACCAGGAACGTTATGCCCAGCGCACCCTGGAAGGCCTCTATGAAAAAGAGCTCACCTTGTGGGACGGGCGCAAAGTCTGGCTCGCCGTGGCCCATACGTGGCTGGACATCGAAAGCACCTCCCCCCGCGTCCTCAGCTCCTTCCGTGATGTCACCGCCAGCAAACTCGCCGAGCAGGAACGCCTCCACATGGAGCGCAAACTCCTGCAAACCCAAAAACTTGAAAGCCTCGGCGTCCTGGCCGGCGGCATCGCGCACGAGTTCAACAACATCCTCACCGCCATCCTCGGCAACATCACCATGGCCCGTGACAGCCTCTCCGATGCCACCGTCCTCCCTCAATGCCTGAAGGACGCCGAAGAGGCCACCCAGCGCGCCGCCGCCCTCTCCCGCCAGATGCTCGCCTATACCGGCCGCGCCCCCTTGTCCATGTCCGAAGTGCATCTGAGCCATCTGATGCGGGACCAGGCCATGTTTCTCCGGGCCTCCATCGGCCGCCACATTGATGTGCAATTTGCGCTGGAGGATGATCTCCCCCTCGTCCAGGCCGACGCCACCCAGGTCCACCAGATCACCGTCAACCTCGTCACCAACGCCGCCGAGGCCATCGGCCAACGCCCCGGCCAAATCGTCATCCGCACCGGTCAAACCGTCTGCGATGATGCCCTCCTCTCCCGCTCCCGCACCATCGAGCGGCCGCCCCCCGGCCCCTATGTCTTTCTGGAGGTGCAGGACAGTGGCGAGGGCATGACCCCTGAGGTCCTGGAGCGGCTCTTTGATCCCTTCTTTACCACCAAATTCCATGGCCGCGGCCTCGGCATGGCCGTCGTTCTCGGCCTCGTCCGCAGCCTTAAAGGCGCCATCACCGTGGACAGCCAGCCCGGCGCCGGCGCCACCGTGCGCGTGTACCTGCCCGTCAGCCGCGGCAGCCGCCCGGCACCCCTGGAAGCCGCCCCCACCCCGGCGCCTGTGCCGGCAACCAAACCGGCCCCTGCCCCCAAGGGCACCATCTTGGTTGTGGACGATGAGCCCAGCGTGCTCGCCACCGCCGCCCGCCTGATCCAACGCGGCGGCTACCGTGTCCTCATGGCTGCCGACGGCCCCACCGCCATCCAACAAATGACCACCCATGCCCAGGAAATCCAGTGTGCCGTCGTGGACCTTACCATGCCCCAAATGGACGGACTGACCACCAGCCGCGAGCTGCGCAAAATCAATCCCAATCTCCGGATCCTGCTCTCCAGCGGCTACGATGCCCAGGAAACCCGTAAAAAAGCCGCCGGTTTCCCCATTCACGGCTTCCTTAACAAGCCGTATCAAATGCGCGATTTGCTGGGCAAACTCGACGAAATTTGCCAGCCCCCCGGCTGA
- a CDS encoding PAS domain S-box protein, which yields MLWGASLVMLTSGSGMWWWHHHTTPRRMEAALEPYAQLLGASLPALVTLRATNQITELLGALRAAPPVLEATVTDPEGQLLAVYRQDVQAPPRPLCSATEGIYLANGEVELIRAIRVDGQEVGRLHLHSRPLLLDREARGYALSLVGMGALLLGLTYWQTRQVRRAVARPVEALTAKVDHIIGQLGLQPDAETAPKDELERLDAHFEQMRLALDRHQSALQKTNEFLQAVLDNAAHPIISVDAQGTITSFNPAAERLLGYPAAEVVGRRTPLLFHDPAELKQRAEELTTLTGQPVPATMEVFWCLPRRGQTDEREWTYLCRDGRRVPVWLCVSALHDAQGRLRGYVGLAEDLTQRKAQELELRRKNEEMERFIYTVSHDLKSPLVTIKGFAGELLRALEERRYEHLAEDLQRVMAATDKMSELLNDLLELSRVGRVLYPPTEVPLAQVAREALNLLESPVREKRVEVLIQPDLPVVQGDRRRLFEVYLNLLENAVKFMGPQLRPRILVGWQSHNGEPVFFVEDNGIGVPRPYQETIFGLFNKLDQDSPGTGLGLAIVRRIIEMHGGRIWVESEGRGHGSRFCFTLGPKALSLPPQPASSTAMCDESASTPHPVGGG from the coding sequence GTGCTGTGGGGAGCCAGCCTGGTCATGTTGACCAGTGGCTCCGGCATGTGGTGGTGGCACCACCACACCACCCCGCGCCGGATGGAGGCCGCCCTGGAGCCGTATGCCCAACTCCTGGGCGCCAGCCTGCCCGCGCTCGTCACCCTGCGGGCCACCAACCAAATCACCGAGCTGTTGGGCGCCTTGCGGGCCGCCCCACCGGTGCTGGAGGCCACTGTCACCGACCCGGAGGGGCAGCTCCTGGCTGTTTACCGCCAGGACGTCCAGGCACCCCCGCGGCCCCTCTGCTCCGCCACCGAAGGCATTTACCTGGCCAACGGCGAGGTGGAACTGATCCGCGCCATTCGCGTGGACGGCCAGGAAGTGGGCCGTTTGCATCTTCATTCACGCCCTCTGCTCCTGGACCGCGAAGCCCGGGGATACGCCCTTAGTCTGGTGGGCATGGGCGCCTTGTTGCTGGGGTTGACGTACTGGCAAACCCGCCAGGTCCGCCGCGCCGTGGCCCGGCCCGTCGAAGCCCTCACCGCCAAAGTGGATCACATCATCGGCCAACTGGGCCTGCAACCCGACGCCGAAACCGCTCCCAAGGACGAATTGGAACGGCTGGACGCGCACTTCGAGCAAATGCGCCTGGCCCTGGACCGCCATCAAAGTGCTCTCCAAAAAACCAACGAATTCCTCCAGGCCGTCCTGGATAATGCCGCCCACCCCATCATCAGCGTGGACGCCCAGGGCACCATCACCTCCTTCAACCCCGCCGCCGAACGCCTGCTCGGCTACCCCGCCGCGGAAGTCGTCGGCCGCCGTACCCCGCTGCTTTTCCACGATCCAGCGGAATTAAAACAACGGGCTGAAGAACTCACCACCCTGACCGGCCAGCCCGTGCCGGCCACCATGGAAGTCTTCTGGTGCCTGCCCCGGCGCGGCCAGACTGATGAACGGGAATGGACCTATCTTTGCCGCGACGGACGCCGCGTCCCCGTCTGGTTGTGTGTCTCCGCCCTGCACGATGCCCAGGGCCGGTTGCGCGGTTACGTGGGGCTGGCCGAGGACCTCACCCAGCGCAAGGCGCAAGAACTTGAGCTGCGCCGCAAAAACGAGGAAATGGAACGGTTCATTTACACCGTCTCCCATGACCTCAAAAGCCCCCTCGTCACCATCAAAGGCTTTGCCGGCGAGCTGCTTCGCGCCCTGGAGGAACGCCGCTATGAGCATCTGGCCGAGGACCTGCAGCGGGTCATGGCCGCCACAGACAAAATGAGCGAGCTCCTCAACGACCTCCTCGAGCTCTCACGCGTGGGCCGCGTTCTTTACCCGCCCACCGAAGTGCCCCTGGCCCAGGTGGCCCGCGAAGCCTTGAACCTCCTGGAAAGCCCCGTGCGCGAAAAGCGCGTCGAGGTGCTCATCCAGCCCGATTTGCCCGTGGTCCAGGGTGACCGCCGCCGCCTCTTCGAGGTGTACCTCAACCTCCTGGAAAACGCCGTCAAATTCATGGGCCCCCAACTCCGCCCCCGCATCCTCGTTGGCTGGCAGTCTCACAACGGCGAGCCGGTGTTCTTCGTGGAAGACAACGGCATCGGCGTGCCGCGCCCCTACCAGGAAACCATCTTCGGCCTGTTTAACAAACTGGATCAGGACAGCCCCGGCACCGGGCTGGGTCTGGCCATTGTGCGCCGCATCATCGAGATGCATGGCGGCCGCATCTGGGTGGAAAGCGAGGGCCGCGGACACGGCAGCCGGTTTTGCTTTACTTTGGGCCCCAAAGCCCTAAGCTTGCCCCCGCAGCCTGCTAGCAGCACAGCCATGTGTGATGAAAGCGCCAGCACTCCTCATCCTGTTGGTGGAGGATAA